The region TATTCATCTGTGGTGAAGGAATGGACCAAACACCTTCCCTGGAATGCTGCCAGGAATAGAGAGAACATGGATAACGCTCCCCATGTGCCCTGGGCCACAGGTGTGATGGAACTGGTGCCGGCCTTTGCCAGCTGTGTGGCTTCAGCCATGCTGCTTCAgttcactgagcctcagtttccccagctagAGACAGGGTTCTTAAGACTGCCCAGGATGTGCCTAGCATGGTCCCTGACACCTAGTGAGTGGTGGGCACCTGGTAGTCATTGTTTCTGCTAGAACTAACAATTGTTGTTGCTATTagtaatcaaaaataaaacaaaaaacagatgatGAACACAGTTCTTCCTGAGGCAGATGGGTTAAAGGGCAGGAAAAAATCCCTTGGTCCAAGTGGAGCCCAAAGTGGATGCCACACAggtaaagaagcaggaaaaaagttCAGAGGGCTTGGATAGGAAAGGGGTGGAGAGACCCAGAGCCGACCCCCGGGTGGGCAGGAACATGACCCACAGAGATCAGGAGATAGGCAGGTCAGTCCAGGGGATGGGTAAGCCCCCAATCTGATGGGAGAGAGCTATCCTGAGCTCTGGGAGAGACaggacacacacatgcaaacacagcAGTAGTGTTGGGGGCGCACAGTGGGGCCGTGTATGTTCTAGACAGGCAGACCTGAGGGCTAGTTTCTGGTCCCAGAGGTTGGGGGCTGGGGTTACTGGGAGGATTGAAGCTAGGCCACAGAACAGGGAGGCTGGGCACTCACTTGTCCCCAAATGTTTGCTGAGCACCTCCTGTGTTCCAGGCCCTGGATGAGACGCTGGGAAGGCAGCCACACCCTGCCCCTGTGGAACTCCCTGCTCCTACCTCCAGAGAGGTGGTAGAAGAGCCAGGCCCTGGTCCAAGGTTCCTGAGGGGCCAGGGGCACAGAGCCTGGAGGCTTCAGAGGCTGGGGTGATCCCAGTGCTAGTGCAGGCCTGTCCGTGGGTGTAGGGACTAccatggggagggggcagtggtgtgtgggacccccccccacacacacattagATAGGCCCAACTAACGCTGGATTTGCCTTGCAGCTATGCACAATCTAACCatgcccccttcctcccccaggtaCACTGGCCCACCAAGCAGCGGGTGGCATGGAGCTCCTGGCTCCCGGGGCCCCCAGGGGGGTTGCTGGGCAGAGAAATTGAGTCTCGGGGGAGTGTGTCTGTGCCACCTGCTATCCTGCCCTGTCTGTGATGTCTCCCCAACCcagcctcttccctctgcctctgtttccccaccccagctctttGAGGCTCAGAGGGGCTCGCCTGTCTGCCTCTCAGTCATTCTGTGTCCACTCTGTCACCCTTTCTCTGTGTTGGCTTTTTTTGGGGTTGTGAGGGCTTGGGGGAACCCAGCTGGACTCGGGTGAGGCCAGCACAGACTGGGAAGGAGTTCAGCCTGTTCTCTCAGCTCTGGGTACCCAGGTCCCAGAAGGCACTGAACCTCTTCCCCTGGGCCCCTGGTTCTGGCaggagggcagcaggcagggtTGGAAGGGATCAGTGTCCCCTCTACCACTCCCTCCCTGGTGCCCTCCTAACCAgagcccacctcccagcctggaTTCCCCTCTCCCATGAGGGTGCCCACTCACATCTGAAGGCATGGTCCTCCTACCTGCCTGTAGCCCCCTCACCCCGTGTCTCTCTTGGTCTCTGTCTTCCTGCGTGTTTTTCCCTCCCTGTGACTGTCTCCCCACGACCTCttgccccaaccccaccccagagAAAGgaacttggggggtgggggctgagctgATGCTACGTTCGGGGTTGGGGAACCAGgagtgaggaaagaaaggaaaagggggcaTGTTGCCAAAAAAGAAACGAAAGCaatttaatctcttttttttttctctttttttcttgcgcattttttttcaatttgttttttctctctcttccgaTGCTTAAAGTAGAAGTGGAGCAGAAAGGTAAACGCACTGTTACCAATGCTAACCCCTAACTCACACTTTGTTTTACCTGTACCATACTTATGTGACCTGCCCTCCCCTCTTGGCCCCTTCTTCTCCCACCCCTTCAACTGGGTCCAGTTGCTAGCCCCCAGCCCAGGTATCCTCCCAGTGGGGCCAGCCCTGGTCCAGCCGTGGGCAACTCCACCCTCCAGACACCCGAGGAAGCTCCTCTCTGAGTACATGGCCAggaccttctctctctctacctctctctctctctctctctctctctctctctctgcctctctttctgtctcaccCTGTCCCTCCTTCCTAGTCCCTGGCCCTGCCAAGGGGACCTGGCCCTCTCTCATCCTTCTTTTGCCTCCTTCAGGAGAAGTTTGTAAGCATCCTGGGTGGGTAGGGACCCCCTTCCCTGGCTCCCaactgggggcggggcggggtggggcactgggtgagccgtctttctcctctcttcttcctgccccaACTTTGGTAACTTATGTCCAGTTGGGGGAGGCGGGATGGAGGGGacacctttgttttccttttggagAGCAGATTCGCCCTATCTCTCGGGCTCCTGGTGGCTTAAGTTCCTTCTGGTTTGGCGTTTTCAAGGCCCAGAGCTGTTTTGGAGCACAGAGCACCAGTTTCCCCCACCCCTAACCCCCAAACTCAACCTGCTGGGAGCCCACCCCTGGGGAGGGGTATAAactgtccccagccctgggagggcagCCTGTCAAATGGGGGGGCGGGcaaaggggtggggatgggccTCACGGTGGGGGGAGCGTGGGGTGGGAGAGCATTTTTCTCTGGTTCTGAAACACTTGCAAAGCTGCAGTCAGGGTTTCTTCTGGGCTGTTGTGGTTAGAGgaccagggagagggaggaggggacagtatGGGCCAGGTATGGGGACTTCCAGGAGCACCGTAATTTCTTGCCGGGTTTAATTAACCTTCAGCAGGGCAGCAAGAGAACTCCATGGTGGGTTGGACTGTCTGTtgtggagggaagggcaggggttgCAGCTGAAGGGGTTGGAGGGTGGAATGTTGGGAGTAGGTGCTTCCTCCCCTGTGAGTTTTTGGGAAATTGACAGCTCTGAGGCTGGCAGCAGGGGAAAGGCTGGGTGAGCATCCTTGCAGATAGCTTTTGCCTTGAAATTACGGTGATCTGTAGAGCATCCCCTCCAAGGGAGGTGGGGCGGGGTCCCTCCAAGCTGCTCCCCTACCcgctgtctccctcccccatctcagaGAGGCCTGGGCAGCCAGCCCACGGTCTGCCCCAGAACACCTtgccactctctccctctctcgttCCTGGAGTCTCTCTCCCATCCAGCACCAGACACTCTTCTTTCAGGTCCGGTGGTGGTTTGGATACGCAGCCCTGGATCTTTTCTCTTCAAGAGGcgggtgggagaagggaaaggaggtgtTGGGAACTTGGTGCTGGGGAGGGGTCCTTGCTGGCAAAGGCCCCAAACAGACCCTCCCTcatcttttcccccttccccagagTAACCTCTAACCACGTTTTCCTCCTCCACACCCTTCTGACCAGGTCAGGCTCTGAGACCTCTCACCGCCCCCCTCATACACACAACTGGCAAgggcctcccccacaccctggcttggggagaggggagaccTGGGCACAGAGGAAACGGGTGGAGGCCAGGTGTGCTGGTGACAGGATACAGACCAGCACCTCAGGGCACTGGGGATAGGGAGATGGTGAAGCCCCAGGGCCCAAGGCAGGATCCTTCTGTTCCTTGCCCACCTCTGTGCCCTcagcttcccttcccctcctaaAATAGGGCATGCTCCTGGCTGCTTTGTGCCTGGGGACCCTTGAGCTGCCCCCCAAGCCAGCGCCAGGTCCCAGCCTTCCCTGTCCCTTTTGGGGCCAGCTGCTTTGGTGACAGGCCAAGCAGAAGCAGAGAATTCACTGCAAACCCTCACCCTGGCCTATCCATGGGTTCTGCTAAcagggaggtgagagggaggCCCCAGCCATCCTGGATGGCAGGGCCTCTGGCAGTCACCactctgggaggaggagggaagtctGGCCTTGCTGACCATGAGAGTTCAGATCTCTACCCGGTCAGTAGGGGGCCTAGGAGTAGGTGACCCTGGGACATGATGGGGCAAGGGTGGGCAGGCCAGCAGGGGCCAATGAGATGCAGTTGAGGTTTTCCTCCTTTTCAGGgattgggggggtggggcggggcccccCACCTTTCTGACATCAGCGCTGCCTTGGTCCCTCCTCCCGAGCCGGGGATGGTTGCAGGTAAATCGGGGTCCGGggcaggggcggtgggggggcctggctggggtgggctgggtCTTTATCCTAGCACTTGGTTCCCTCCCTTACCCACTCTGAGCTGGACCTGGGACTGCCCCCCTGAGGGACCCTCAGTGGGGCCTGGGCCTTGGAGTGAATTCTCTGctcaccccctctctcctctgccagcACTAACCCTTTCTTCCCAGGTGGTCTCCAGTGTGCCTCCCTTGGAGCCAGGACCTCTGCTGAGGCCCCCCACCTTGTCTCTCTTCCCTCCATGcagctttccttccctctccccaactCTCCTGGGgaatcccctccctccccatgtcCCATTCCCATCCCTGTGCACCAGTGTCAGTGTCTGCTGCTGAACAAACCCCACGAGACCCTGccggctgggggcagggctgggcactgtAGGGGAGGGGCTGGACTTTTCCAGAAACCCTTCCTGATTGTGTGGGTACTGGGGCGGAGGCACAAGCTGCGTCAGGAACCTTGGGTGCTTCTCCCACCCTGAAATGGGGGGTACCCTTTTACACCCACAGTGGGTACAAAAACATTACTACCTTGCAGTTTttgcaggaggaagaaaatggagtaaaaaaaaaaatctgcccttGTGTGGTTGGTGAAGGATGGGACCCTCAACTCTAGCTCTTCCATAGGGGGCGGAGACGAAGGCGAAGGGGCAGGGTGCTGAGTCCCTGGAACCTCAAAGCCGCCCGGCGGTGGCTGCAGTGAGGAGTTCTTTCTGCCCCACTTAAGGCACAGGAGAAAGTCTGGGAGGGCTTTTGCCAAACCCCTTATCCCCAGCCTGTGGGGTCTCTAGCagccaggaaaggaaagaggggcACCACCTCCCCACCACTAACCCTGCTCTTAATGACCTTCAGGGTTGACATCTCCTGGGagaggggcagctgggtggggtgggggtcccagCCCAGAAACCCCCTTCCCATCACCAGCCCTACCAAGCAACCGTgactgcagcagcaggagggaaCAGCCTGGCTCCCTCCTGGGCCTTGTGACCaatttgcctctctctcccctctctttctccctgcccctcccttccttcacccctgctcctcctctctgtctcctcccctcctacctgcCCGGCCCAGTCTTCGTGTGCCCAGGGACGCTGCAGAAGGTGCTGGAGCCCACCTCAACGCATGAGTCGGAGCACCAGTCTGGCGCGTGGTGCAAGGATCCACTGCAGGCAGGTGACCGCATCTACGTCATGCCCTGGATCCCTTATCGCACAGACACGCTGACCGAGTATGCCTCGTGGGAAGACTACGTGGCTGCACGCCACACTACCACCTACCGCCTGCCCAACCGCGTAGATGGTACCGGCTTCGTGGTTTACGACGGCGCTGTCTTCTACAACAAGGAGCGCACGCGCAATATCGTCAAGTACGACCTGCGCACACGCATCAAGAGCGGGGAGACAGTCATCAACACGGCCAACTACCATGACACCTCTCCCTACCGCTGGGGGGGCAAGACCGACATTGATCTGGCTGTGGACGAGAATGGGTTGTGGGTCATCTATGCCACTGAGGGTAACAATGGGCGGTTGGTGGTGAGCCAGCTCAACCCCTATACGCTACGCTTCGAAGGCACATGGGAAACAGGATACGACAAGCGCTCTGCATCCAACGCCTTCATGGTGTGCGGGGTCCTCTATGTGCTGCGCTCAGTCTATGTGGAAGACGACAGTGAGGCGGCTGGCAACCGTGTGGACTATGCCTTTAACACCAATGCTAACCGCGAGGAGCCAGTCAGCCTGGCCTTCCCTAATCCCTACCAGTTTGTCTCCTCCGTGGACTACAACCCGCGCGACAACCAGCTCTACGTCTGGAACAACTACTTCGTGGTGCGCTATAGCCTGGAGTTTGGACCCCCTGACCCCAGTGCCGGTGAGGAGGGCGCCTGTTCActgtcccaggccccacccacagTCACAGGGTGGGGGCACACTCGGGGAGTTCTCAGGGACTTGAAGGTGGGCTGGGGAAGCCCTGGAAGTCTGAAAGAGTCACAAAGAACATGCCACTCTAAGCACTTCGCTGATTAATAATTTATCTCATTCTCATGGTCACTGGGATTgttactgtccccattttacagatgaggaagctgaggccctgggggggtgggagattcgtttatttatttttaatttttttaaaattatatatatattttttatttttagagacaggggaagggagggggagagggagagaaatatcgatgtgtgaaagatacatcagttggttgctttttgcacacccccaaccaagtagttggcctacaacccatgcatgtgccccaactggaaattgaactggcagtcttctggttcacaggctggcactcaataccctgagccacaccagccagacccTATTAGTTTATTTGAGAACTTGGACTCAGAACTCTCAGGGTACCTAACGATTTAGCTGCACTGCCTCTCACAGTGGCCTGTGTACTTTTAGCCCTGGAATCTTTACCAACCAAAATCTTGGGTGGAAGGCCAAGTATCCAGTGAAACAGAACAAGACTGAATGCTGATGTTGATGGGCTGAGGGTCTCTTTAGTTCCATTTGCCCCCTCAGCTTCCTTGAGCGAGCTCTGAGCAGCTTCTGGGCTCCAGGGAGCCTAATCTAATTCAGCTTCATTTGCATAATGGGGAACTGAGGACCCCAGAGGGAAGGGATGTGGCCAGGTTACAGAGTCCAGAGTGAGAGTAACCAAGGATGGGAGGTGGCCGTTCACCTCCTTCATGGCCTGTCCTCTCCTGTTTTTTCAAACTTCAGGGTGCACACAAGGGAATTCTTACCACCTTTTGATGCTTTACATGGTCCCACAGGTGTGAGGGAGCTCTATAGGCAGGAAGAATACAGGGGAGATCCATTTCCAGACCCAATGAGAACCAGGCACCTTTCCCTGTCATTAGCAAGAAAGATGCTAGGGATCTCTGTGCCCCGGGCATGCTGTGGCAGGGCCCTGAGCATAGGGGTGACTCTGTCTCATGTCTCCTCTCTATTCCAGGCCCAgccacttcccctcccctcagcacgACCACCACAGTCCAGCCCACACCCCTGACCAGCACAGCCTCACCCACAGCCACCACCCCACTTCGCCGGGCACCCCTCACCACGCACCCAGTGGGTGCCATCAACCAACTGGGACCTGACCTGCCTCTAGCCACCGCCCTGGCCCCTAGCACCCGGCGGCCACCAGCCCCCAATCTGCACATGTCCCCAGAGCTCTTCTGTGAACCTCGAGAGGTGCGACGGGTCCAGTGGCCAGCCACCCAGCAGGGCATGCTAGTGGAGAGGCCCTGCCCCAAGGGCACTCGAGGTGAGTGCAGAGGCCTTGGAAACTTCCAATGTGGCTGGCTTGGGGGTGGCCACTGCTGgtctgggcaggggagggacaggggacatGCCCACCATTCAGCTTAGCATAGATACACTTACCTGTTCATCTTCCCTGTCATAGTGTGATGGGCCCCAGGTGGCCCATAGTGTGGCCTTCATGTGGCAGGGGTCACACCTGACATCTGCAGCTGTGTCTCCAGAGCCCAGCTGAGCTCTCAGGGCACAGTAGCAGCTCAGTTAGtacccctgctgctgccccccaccccaccccatgccctgTTCCCTCTTGCAGTACTGAATCCCTACCACATGAAAAGCACCATGTAGACCCTGCAGGGAGGCCACAGAGGTGACTTGGGTATGTCCCAGCCTGAGGCTGAGATGGAACCAATAGCCATGGGAGCAGCTGATGGCTGGACAGACAGCAATTAAAGTGCCAGAGGGGTGGAGCCAGGACCATGTGCTCCAGGGACCTGAGAGAAGGGTCAAGAGGCTTTATGGACAGGGGGCTTCCAAGATGGACTTTGCCAAAAAGTTCTAATTCTTGTAGGCAAAGATGGAAGGGGAGCCAAGAGGGAAAGCTTAGAAAGTCAGGGGTGACTTATGTCACCTCAAAATGACATCTCTCTTGACTATCTGGCCTGCTTCATGTCTGATCTTCCATGTTCCCCTCACCTACTTGCCCTCTCTGTCATTTCTTTCCCCCTGCTTTggcccttcttctctccttccttgtggctcccttttctgttcctgtctgtctgtccctgcaGGAATTGCCTCCTTCCAGTGTCTACCAGCCCTGGGGCTCTGGAATCCCCGGGGCCCTGACCTCAGCAACTGCACCTCCCCCTGGGTCAACCAGGTGGCCCAGAAGGTACCAGCAGCAGCCACTCCTCCCAGACAGGCACCCTGTGCTCACACACTGGTCTCTGGGTGGCTGGGTGCAGGGGGTAGTGGAGCAATGGGAGAGAGGGCAACAAATGGGTGGCAGGTCTGGGAAGCAGGAATGTGGGGTTGCCTCCCTGGCCTACGGAGTTGGGAAGAAGACAGACAGGGAGAAGGGGCAGCAGAGAGCAGTGAGAAGGGCCAAGCAGGCCAGGCATGTGCAGAGGGACCATGGTGGGAGCAAGATGGTCCCTGACAGAGCTGGGTCCCCCACTTCTGCCTCATGCAGATCAAGAGCGGGGAGAATGCAGCCAACATTGCCAGTGAGCTGGCCCGCCACACCCGGGGCTCCATTTATGCAGGAGACGTGTCATCCTCTGTGAAGTTGATGGAACAGCTGCTGGACATCCTGGATGCCCAGCTGCAGGCTCTGCGGCCCATTGAGCGAGAGTCAGCTGGCAAGAACTACAATAAGGTGGGGCCTAGCAGTGGGGCCAACAGTGGGCACTGCCCAGGAGGCTCAGAAAGTTTCCAGCCTGGTACCTACAAGCTGGGTTGCCACTCCTGGTCAGAGGAAGAGGGACAGAATCCAAGCCTGCTGGTCTCATTCCTGGGCTACCTTGGAGAGTCCTGGGGGTTGGGAGATGCCTTAGGAACAACTCTTGATCATGGCCCAGCACCAGGTTGGTGGCAAACAGAGTGTCAGGATGAGCAGAACCAGAGGCTAGGCCTGACAGTGCCTCCATCTCTTTCCCTAGATGCACAAGCGGGAGAGAACCTGCAAGGACTACATCAAGGTGAGGCCCAGAGGGTTCTTATTGACTGAGGGGTGTGGGACAGGCCCCAGGAGGCACTGAAGGGATGGAGGTTGAGAGGAGAGGACACAGAGCCCAGCCTGAGGAACCAGAGGATGTGGGAGGACTCACGATGCCACCCCCAACcatcccccctctcccctgcccttttAGGCTGTAGTGGAAACAGTGGACAACCTGCTGCGGCCAGAAGCTCTTGAGTCCTGGAAGGACATGAATGCCACAGAGCAGGTGCATACGGCCACCATGCTCCTGGATGTCCTAGAAGAAGGTGCCTTCCTGCTGGCCGACAATGTCAGGGAGCCAGCCCGCTTTTTGGCTGCCAAACAGAATGTGGGTGAGTGCTGTGGTCTCACTGGAGCAAGTTCAAGTGCAAATCTTGAACTGCGTAGCCCGCCTGTTCCAGAGGCCACAGGGAACACCCCGGCATGCTGGCCCTTGACCTTGGGCCGCTGGACTAGGGACAGACTCCAGCCCCATATGCCCTGTCATCCTCTCTCCCCACAGTCCTTGAGGTCACGGTTCTGAACACAGAGGGCCAAGTGCAGGAGCTGGTGTTCCCCCAGGAATACCCAAGTGAAAACTCCATCCAGCTGTCAGCCAACACCATCAAGCAGAACAGCCGCAACGGTCAGTGCCTGGCCCCCAAGCTGACAGCCCACCCCACTTACGAAGAACAGCGGCTCTCAGCTTTTATGGGGTTGAAGAGTCCGAGAAAAGGTTGGGACCCATAACAACACAGAGAAGTCCTCCACTCAAGCTGGTGGAACTCATTTCAGGGTACTCACAGGGTCTTCCCGAAGCCCCAGAGCCCAAGACACTTTGCAGTCTGAAGGGCGCACCTCTGTGCAATAGCAGTTGATCCTCACGACTCAGAGAGGATTGTCCCATTTGAgattaaggctcagagaggttagggaTTCTCTCGAGGTCACTGCAGGTGAGAGGTGCCTGGGAACCCAGGCCCTGTGTGTCCTGGCCTGCTGCCCTATTGTTTGGCACTGCCTACAACTAAGCAGTCATCCCGGGGCAGGGTTCCCTAAGCTCCCTTTGCCTGTGTTGCGGCCTGGTAAAGCCAGGTCCCAGTGGCTGGAGATGCACCAGCCAAGGGCTGATGGCACACCCCACTACACCTATCCTCCCCAGGGGTGGTCAAAATTGTCTTCATCCTCTACAACAACCTGGGTCTCTTCCTGTCCACTGAGAATGCCACAGTGAAGCTGGCAGGTGAAACGGGCACAGGCAGCCCAGGGGGCACTTCCCTGGTGGTGAACTCGCAGGTCATCGCAGCTTCCATCAATAAGGAGTCCAGCCGAGTCTTCCTCATGGACCCTGTCATCTTCACCGTGGCCCACCTGGAGGTGAGCTAAGGCATTCCCACCCTCCATGAGGGTCCCAGCATCCTTTGTGTTCCCAGGCTGCATACTGCCCCCACTGCCTATTCATCTATCCAAGAGCAagttcccacccctccctgggccaccagcccccacctcagCTGCTTAAGTCTGTCCTCAAAGATACTAGATGCCTGGAGTCCCAGGCACTTCTACATGCTTGTTGCTATCCCTGTAGCTGGgtgtgagggctggaggggactCCCCAGATCTGACTCCCCGGCCACCACCACACAACAGGCCAAGAACCACTTCAATGCTAACTGCTCCTTCTGGAACTACTCGGAGCGCTCCATGCTGGGCTACTGGTCGACCCAGGGCTGCCGCCTGGTGGAGTCCAACAAGACCCACACCACATGTGCCTGCAGCCACCTCACCAACTTTGCCGTACTCATGGCTCACCGCGAGATCGTAAGCTGGCTGGCGCTCTGCTGCGCACTCCATGCAGGCCTGCTCTCTGGCTCAGCTTTGCATGGCATCATAGAGTGGAGCATGGGCAGTGCCAGGGAAGGCCAGCTTTGTGGGCATGGGGGGGCCACTGGTCTAGCCCAGGGTATGAGGCACACCTCTGATTCTATCTGGTCATGGTCCCACCTCCTCCCAAGGTACTCTGGAGAAGCAAGTTGGTGTCACCTTTTGTCATCTCTCTACACGCCTTCCAGAGCATGAGGAAGTGAGCGTGCcacctggagaggggaaggggctggcaAGTTGGCCAGGGGCAGAAGGCCAGAGGGCTAGGGGGCTGTGGCCTGCGGCCTTGCCCCCAGCTGGCACTTAGCTGACTGAGCCTAGGGTGAGCCTGGCTGTGAGCCAAGGGTGCTGAGCGTACTCTCTGCTGTCCCCCAGTACCAGGGTCGCATCAATGAGCTGCTGCTGTCAGTTATCACCTGGGTGGGCATCGTGATCTCCCTGGTCTGCCTGGCCATCTGCATCTCCACTTTCTGCTTCCTGCGGGGCCTGCAGACCGACCGCAATACCATCCACAAGAATCTGTGCATTAACCTCTTCCTGGCTGAGTTGCTCTTCCTGGTCGGCATAGACAAGACTCAGTACGAGGTGGGCCAGGCacaaggtgggggttgggggagggaggagaggcctcCTGGCTGGGAAGCCCTCATCTGTGGTACCCTCACCCCCCAGATTGCCTGCCCCATCTTCGCTGGTCTGCTGCACTACTTCTTTCTGGCTGCCTTCTCTTGGCTGTGCCTGGAGGGTGTGCACCTCTATCTACTGCTGGTGGAGGTGTTTGAGAGCGAGTACTCCCGCACCAAGTACTACTACCTGGGCGGCTACTGCTTCCCAGCCCTGGTGGTAGGCATAGCAGCTGCCATCGACTACCGCAGCTACGGCACGGAGAAGGCGTGAGTGCCActgcctgccccaccctctgtctctcctcctgcctGGTTGCCTGCTCAACAGCAGGACCCTTGGGGCACTGGGCTCCTGGGGTCGGAGGGAGGggccctcctctgcctctctctaccTGGCCCTGCTTCCTTTATAGTTGCTGGCTCCGAGTGGATAATTATTTCATCTGGAGCTTCATTGGGCCCGTCTCCTTTGTTATCGTGGTAAGCTGGAAGGCAGTACCCTTTTTCCAGACTAGCTTTGTCCCTGTACACCCCCAGTCTCCCCAAGCCCTTGAGAACTGTGGgaactgaaagccagctgagaggaCGGGAGCAGAATGGGTCTGTAGAGTTCCAGCACTGAGGTCTGTCCATCCAGGAGCTGTGATTTGAGCCCCTGCTCCCAACAGGAGGGAGCTGTTCACAGACCCCCAGGAGCATTGTTGGCATGCACCTGAGGGCCCCGGTGAAGGGGTCCACCCTGAAATTTGGCCCGGGAGCTCACACCAGCAGGCAAAGCAACCCCAGCACACAGCCCCTCCATTTGTTCTGCCCCCAGGTGAACCTGGTGTTCCTTATGGTGACCCTGCACAAGATGATCCGGAGCTCGTCTGTGCTCAAGCCAGACTCCAGTCGCCTTGACAACATTAAGTGAGCACCCCTTCCTCACACCTCTGTCCCCTAAAGCCCCACATTGGCCTAGCCTAAAATGTGGTGCTGTCACCTCTGTTGTCACACAacgtgatttttaaaaaaatattgcccaTGTCTTGTCAGTAGatcactttaaacattttttttttacttgaggaagggagggagtagggATAgcgcgagagagagaaacatcaatttgttgttccacttatttacacattcattggctatttcttataagtgccctgactggggatcaaactgcaACCTTGCCGTATCAGACGATACTcttaaccaactgaactacccagccagggcccacagtgTTATTTAAGGACAAAGATAGTATTTTATCGTGCTTGTTAAAGCTAtacttaatgaatatttaaaaacctgGCATTAGCCTATTCAACCTCTGGTTTGGGGGACAACGCTGCTTAGGGCAAGGctgaatttaaaaagtgagtctaaccctggatggtatggctcagtggcctgagcgccagcctgtgaactgaaaggtcgctagtttgattctctgtcagggcacatgcctgggtttcaggccaggtctccagtagggggcatgtgagaggcaactgattgatgtttgtctcatatatcaatgtttctctccctctctttcttcctcccttcccctctcttgaaaagtaaataaataaaatcttcacataaaaacaaaggaagtcTATTTCAAGGCAACTTAAAGATAAATAAGCAGCAAAAGTAAGGGTCTAGAAATATGGCCAAAAGGACAAAGGATGCAGGGGAGTGACTGTTCACAAACTTCAACCCTCAACCCCCGACCTCTGCTGCCCCTCAGGCCCAGGCTGGGTGCAAGAGTTGCTGGGCATGCCATTCCCC is a window of Phyllostomus discolor isolate MPI-MPIP mPhyDis1 chromosome 8, mPhyDis1.pri.v3, whole genome shotgun sequence DNA encoding:
- the ADGRL1 gene encoding adhesion G protein-coupled receptor L1 isoform X2, which encodes MARLAAVLWSLCITAVLVTSATQGLSRAGLPFGLMRRELACEGYPIELRCPGSDVIMVENANYGRTDDKICDADPFQMENVQCYLPDAFKIMSQRCNNRTQCVVVAGSDAFPDPCPGTYKYLEVQYDCVPYIFVCPGTLQKVLEPTSTHESEHQSGAWCKDPLQAGDRIYVMPWIPYRTDTLTEYASWEDYVAARHTTTYRLPNRVDGTGFVVYDGAVFYNKERTRNIVKYDLRTRIKSGETVINTANYHDTSPYRWGGKTDIDLAVDENGLWVIYATEGNNGRLVVSQLNPYTLRFEGTWETGYDKRSASNAFMVCGVLYVLRSVYVEDDSEAAGNRVDYAFNTNANREEPVSLAFPNPYQFVSSVDYNPRDNQLYVWNNYFVVRYSLEFGPPDPSAGPATSPPLSTTTTVQPTPLTSTASPTATTPLRRAPLTTHPVGAINQLGPDLPLATALAPSTRRPPAPNLHMSPELFCEPREVRRVQWPATQQGMLVERPCPKGTRGIASFQCLPALGLWNPRGPDLSNCTSPWVNQVAQKIKSGENAANIASELARHTRGSIYAGDVSSSVKLMEQLLDILDAQLQALRPIERESAGKNYNKMHKRERTCKDYIKAVVETVDNLLRPEALESWKDMNATEQVHTATMLLDVLEEGAFLLADNVREPARFLAAKQNVVLEVTVLNTEGQVQELVFPQEYPSENSIQLSANTIKQNSRNGVVKIVFILYNNLGLFLSTENATVKLAGETGTGSPGGTSLVVNSQVIAASINKESSRVFLMDPVIFTVAHLEAKNHFNANCSFWNYSERSMLGYWSTQGCRLVESNKTHTTCACSHLTNFAVLMAHREIYQGRINELLLSVITWVGIVISLVCLAICISTFCFLRGLQTDRNTIHKNLCINLFLAELLFLVGIDKTQYEIACPIFAGLLHYFFLAAFSWLCLEGVHLYLLLVEVFESEYSRTKYYYLGGYCFPALVVGIAAAIDYRSYGTEKACWLRVDNYFIWSFIGPVSFVIVVNLVFLMVTLHKMIRSSSVLKPDSSRLDNIKSWALGAIALLFLLGLTWAFGLLFINKESVVMAYLFTTFNAFQGVFIFVFHCALQKKVHKEYSKCLRHSYCCIRSPPGGTHGSLKTSAMRSNTRYYTGTQSRIRRMWNDTVRKQTESSFMAGDINSTPTLNRGTMGNHLLTNPVLQPRGGTSPYNTLIAESVGFNPSSPPVFNSPGSYREPKHPLGGRETCGMDTLPLNGNFNNSYSLRSGDFPPGDGAPEPPRGRNLADAAAFEKMIISELVHNNLRGSSSGAKGPPPPEPPVPPVPGGGSEEEAGGPGGADRAEIELLYKALEEPLLLPRAQSVLYQSDLDESESCTAEDGATSRPLSSPPGRDSLYASGANLRDSPSYPDSSPEGPSEALPPPPPAPPVPPEIYYTSRPPALVARNPLQGYYQVRRPSHEGYLAAPGLEGPGPDGDGQMQLVTSL